A genomic stretch from Perognathus longimembris pacificus isolate PPM17 chromosome 5, ASM2315922v1, whole genome shotgun sequence includes:
- the LOC125351266 gene encoding olfactory receptor 187-like has protein sequence MQRENATLLSELVLIGLTHRPQWKIPLFLLFLGVYFITVVGNLGLITLIWKDSHLHIPMYFFLGSLASVDASISSVVIPKMLGNFLMKTNTISLSQCMTQFFLLNLSATTECFLLAAMAYDRYAAICNPLHYPAIMTNKLCIRLIALSFIGGLLHAILHEGFLLRLTFCNSNTIHHFYCDIISLFKISCTDPSINYIIVFIFSGSIQVFTILTVLVSYTFVLFAILKKKSAKVIRKAFSTCGAHLFSVSLYYGPLLFMYVHPASQQVKDEEMIDSLFYTVIIPVLNPIIYSLRNKQVIDSVKRILKRNV, from the coding sequence ATGCAGAGGGAAAATGCAACGTTGCTGTCAGAGCTTGTTCTCATAGGACTCACACACCGACCACAGTGGAAAATCCCTCTGTTCCTGCTGTTCCTGGGGGTGTACTTCATCACTGTTGTCGGAAACCTGGGTCTGATTACTCTCATCTGGAAGGACTCTCACCTTCACatccccatgtacttcttccttggGAGTTTAGCTTCTGTGGATGCATCTATATCATCGGTTGTGATTCCAAAGATGCTGGGTAACTTCTTAATGAAAACTAACACCATTTCTCTGTCCCAATGCatgacacaattttttttacttaatctcagtgcaaCCACTGAATGTTTTCTTTTGGCAGCCATGGCTTATGATCGCTATGCTGCCATATGCAATCCCTTACACTATCCAGCGATAATGACCAATAAACTATGCATTCGTCTTATAGCCTTGTCATTTATAGGTGGGCTTCTCCATGCTATACTTCATGAAGGTTTTTTGTTGAGATTAACCTTCTGTAATTCCAACACAATACATCATTTTTATTGTGACATTATATCATTGTTTAAGATTTCCTGCACTGATCCTTCTATTAattatataattgtttttattttttctggttcaATTCAAGTGTTTACTATTTTGACTGTTCTTGTATCTTACACATTTGTTCTCTTTGCcatcttaaaaaagaaatctgccAAAGTGATACGAAAGGCCTTCTCTACCTGTGGAGCTCATCTCTTCTCTGTGTCTTTATACTATGGGCCCCTTCTCTTCATGTATGTGCATCCTGCTTCTCAACAGGTAAAGGATGAAGAAATGATAGACTCCCTGTTTTACACTGTTATAATCCCTGTGTTAAATCCCATTATCTACAGTTTGAGAAATAAGCAAGTCATAGATTCAgtgaaaagaattttgaaaagaaatgtttaa